CCAGCAGGATGCCGCTGTCCTTGTACGAGGCGTCCAAGCTGTGCCCCAGGTTCCCCGCGCCGATCGACACGGTGACCCCGCCGACCAGCCGCGTGTTCCGATAGCTGCCGCTGACCGCGTACGACGTCGCCTTTCCTTGCCCGACGGCCCAGAACCGCTGGTGCACGTCGTCGTACCAGAGCCCGTGCGCACCCGGGAAGTCGATGGTCTGCACCAGCCGCAGCGTGCTCGGGTCGTTGACCGAGCTCGGGCCGTAGACGTGCAGGTACCCGCCGGAGGACGCCGCGACCACCGCGCCGACGTCGGGGATCCGCTCGATCGCGTGCGGGTTGGACCCCGGCGACGCTTCCCACAACAGGCTTCCGGTCCCCTGCGTCCCCGAGGCGTTCTTGCGCACGATCCCGACGTTCCCGCCGGAGGCCGCGACCAGCGCCACCTCGCCGAACTTCGCCGTGCTGCGGAACTTCACGTCCGACAGGTTGGCCCAGCCGCCCCCGCCGGGCGACCACACCCAGTGAGGCGCGCCCCAGCCGGCCGCCGAGGAGTAGATCTGGATCTGGTTCCGGTACTGCTCGCACACCGCGACGTCATAGCTCGCCGCCGCCTGAGCCGACCCCTCGGCCAGCCACAGCGCGGCCGGCGCCGCCGCCACGGCCGCCGTCCCCGCGAGCAGTGACCTTCTGCTGAGTTGCATTCTCGCTCCCACCGTGTCGTTTCCCGTAGGGGCAACATCCTGATTCACCCGCTCGGCCGCAGCCAAGGGTCCGGGGCGAATTTGGGACGGTGGGAAGACGAGAACGCTGGAAGCCGCGCGAGACCTCAGAACAACCGGGAGCTCGGGTCGTCCATCCCCCGCAGCACCTCGTAGTCCAGCACCGCGCACTCGATGCCGCGGTCCGCCGCCAGCACCCGCGCCTGCGGCTTGATCTCCTGCGCGGCGAACACCCCGCGCACCGGCGCCAGCAGCGGGTCGCGGTTCAGCAGCTCCAGGTACCGCGTCAGCTGCTCCACGCCGTCGATCTCGCCGCGCCGCTTGATCTCCACCGCGACGTGCGCCCCGTCGGAGTCCCGCGCCATGATGTCCACCGGCCCGATGGCCGTCGGGTACTCGCGGCGGACCAGCGTCCAGCCGGTGCCCAGGGTCTCGATCTGCTCGGCGAGCAGCTCCTGCAGGTGCGCCTCGACGCCGTCCTTCTGCAGCCCGGGGTCCACGCCGAGGTCGTGGCTGGCGTCGAGCTCGACGTCGCGCAGCGTGATCACCAGGCGCTCACCGGCCTTGTTGGTGACGGTCCAGACGATGCGGCCGTCCTCGTCGCCCTCGGACTCCTTGAGCACGCAGGGCGGCGACATCCAGTTGAGCGGCTTGTACGCGCGGTCGTCGGCGTGGATCGAGACGCTGCCGTCGTTCTTCACCATCAGCAGCCGCTTGGCCTCCGGGAGGTGCGAGGAAAGCCGTCCGGCGTAGTCGACGGTGCAGTGGGCGATGACGATGCGCATGGGATCGGAGCCTATCAACGCCGACGATCCTCAACGCCGCTATGACCCCTTTCGGGGCAGGCGGGTCATGAACCGACCCTGAGTGCTTCCCCTATCGCAGTACTAGTCCCGCATACGCACATCGCCGTAACCCGTTCTCGCAGTTGCCGCTATCATTCAGCTCGATACGCTGCTAACCCGCACTCTGTCCGTCACGGCAGGGGCGTGTAGGGGAGCACGCATACGCCTCGTCGATAGTGTCGATGGGCGCCGTTTCGACGCGAGGAGTCGCAGACCGATGAGTTTCATAGCCAAGTGCCTCGAGATCACTGAGAAGAGCTTCGAGGGCGCGGTGACGGAAGCCGAGGAGTGGAGCGCCCACC
This window of the Catenulispora sp. EB89 genome carries:
- the nucS gene encoding endonuclease NucS; this translates as MRIVIAHCTVDYAGRLSSHLPEAKRLLMVKNDGSVSIHADDRAYKPLNWMSPPCVLKESEGDEDGRIVWTVTNKAGERLVITLRDVELDASHDLGVDPGLQKDGVEAHLQELLAEQIETLGTGWTLVRREYPTAIGPVDIMARDSDGAHVAVEIKRRGEIDGVEQLTRYLELLNRDPLLAPVRGVFAAQEIKPQARVLAADRGIECAVLDYEVLRGMDDPSSRLF